gaaacaaaaattcaGCATCTATGCTTATTATAAGAAGAGAACATATATTCACATAAAGGTTTTTCAAGAATTGAAGAATATATGCAATGATTTCAACAAGTATCGAACGAAATCAAGGGTTGATGATGCAGATGTTCcctactcctcctcctcctcctgggAGCGAGGATTTGGTGTCACAACAATCTATGGAAATAGTTAATAACTcttctgttgcttcttcttcttcatctacagCTTCTTCTTCACACTCAAGCTCCCTTCTCTTCAATCTCTCTGTTCTCAAGGACAAGCTTAATCAGGTTCAGACCCTCGTTGGTGTTATTCTCTCCCCAGATCAGAACCTTCAGGACTCAACTACCTCCATGGCTGTTTCAAGCATGAACTCCACAATCCAAGAAATCATAGTTACTGCAACTTCAATGATGTTCACCTGCCAACAGATCGCTCTCgcttttcctcctcctcctcctcctcctcctcctccaggTACCATTGCTACTACTGTTGCTTTCGCCAACAACCACCATGAATTGCACCAACAACATCAAAGGTTATTgatcaataataacaataataatattagAGGTCATGGCCATGGTTTCTTTTCTAGTACTACTGATTCTGAGGCACTGGATAATTGGCTAGGTGAAAGCTATAACAATACTGGTGTTGATTGTAAGGTTAATAATAATAACGATGATGATGATCCAAGTGTTGAAATTAGTGATACCAAAGAAGGAGCAAAGAAGTTGGATATAATTGAATTGGATGCTGAGGATTTGTTGGCGAAATACACACATTACTGCAGTGTTTGTGGGAAGGGGTTCAAGCGCGATGCGAATTTGAGGATGCACATGAGAGCTCATGGGGATGAATACAAAACGAGTGCCGCATTGAGTAACCCTTTGAAGCAGAACAATAACGAGAATGGTGATTGCTTGCCGAAGAAGTACTCGTGCCCTCAAGAAGGGTGTAGGTGGAACCAGAAGCACGCAAAGTTTCAGCCATTGAAGTCAATGATATGTGCAAAGAATCACTACAAGAGAAGCCATTGTCCGAAGATGTACGTGTGCAAGAGGTGCAACCAGAAGCAGTTCTCGGTGCTGTCTGATCTGAGAACACATGAGAAGCACTGTGGGGATCTCAAATGGCAGTGTTCTTGTGGCACCACTTTCTCCAGGAAAGACAAGCTTATGGGACATGTTGCTTTGTTTGTTGGCCACCGAGCCCTTTCCATTGCCTTCCACCAATACAATAGTAAGTCTAGAATAACGTTATCTTATGCAAAAGTATAGTATAGGTAgagaatgaaaatattaaacaatgtgaataatggatATATCAGATGTTTAATTTACTAGGTGTTcgaatgttcaattcattaggtgtgcggatgattattctaatattaagatttaggtgagtaATTTGGAATGTAGTGTGTTTTACTTGAATTGGACCAATTTTAAAACTCATTATTCATATTATTCAAGGAAGTCATTAGTTATATAGCATCACCTTTAtcttattattatataaaaaaatactaattactactaaatTAGTCATTATGTATTTTTGTATATTCATACGCAATGTTTCATAAATTTTCAATCGACAGGTAAAATGTAAATTTTCAATCGNNNNNNNNNNNNNNNNNNNNNNNNNNNNNNNNNNNNNNNNNNNNNNNNNNNNNNNNNNNNNNNNNNNNNNNNNNNNNNNNNNNNNNNNNNNNNNNNNNNNNNNNNNNNNNNNNNNNNNNNNNNNNNNNNNNNNNNNNNNNNNNNNNNNNNNNNNNNNNNNNNNNNNNNNNNNNNNNNNNNNNNNNNNNNNNNNTAATTTTCGAtgtgtaaataatatttttgttttcagTATATACAAAATATTAGTTTGATGGATAACTTTTAGTTGTTATTATATATACTCTCATATTTTCATGTGATCATCACCCATTTTCCATATTTCTTTTatcaagatatatatatattttgatgctCACTTAGCTAGTTAGCTTAGTCGTCCCTTGTAACCAAGAGACAAggaattttaaatttcatttagGGTACATATAAAAGTATTCGATGACTAATTTCTTATCTTTAAGTAAACTATTTATGACAAAGAACTTAGTTACATTTATGATGAATAATACACACTAGGGAAGAATGGGATATATATATTCTTCGTGCATGACTTTTATTGCAAAAATGAGTTATACCTTCCGAATAGGGTTGGTTAATTCTTGTATTAATTCAAATTTTCATCACATTAAAAATTTTAGGTGCAGCTTAATGGTTGGAAATATGCATGTGTTATGGAATTTTGGCTCAGTATAGTTTGTGGTGCTGAGAAGTGACATGGCCCTTTGAAAATGAAGTGGGACGCTGCTTTGTTGCACTTCATGAATTGAGATCATCTCTCTggttgctatgattgaaaacatagtAGTAAGAAAATAATCTCAATAATCTTCTTTAATTGATTAGCTAGCAGTTAATAATTAGTCAACAAAAGTTTTGTACATTCAAAATCTGTGTTGAAGGAATGTATCAATAATGTTATGTATAGAGATACGTATGTTACGTATAGATATAAGATTCGAATGTTGTGTTGGATCctaaatttatctttttcttttaatttttcaaaaatattattttagtttccAAAATTGTACCCAAAAATCATTTTAGTATCTATTTGGTAAAtcaaatgttagtatttttcctGTGGAAGAAGTATAGGAATCAATTTTTAAGTAGTTATCATTAATGAACTTTTTTattgttaaattattttttttaatcatcatATTTTAGAAATTTTAAGGTTTacttttagaattttaaattttaaatttaaaatataaaattaaatagatATTAGCCGAAAAGAAAATggctaaaagaaaaattatcaacAACATACGACATGCAGTTCACAAAGTAGAAATGGTAAAAGCTGAAAATCTAACTAACAATAGTATACCACTTATAAAAACCATCATTCTATTCaaagttaattatttttactaatggAAACTATTTCTCGTTTGTTTTAAAtgctgtttttatttttaataaaaaatatgcttttctttaaaaaaaaaagttgaataaATAGTCATTTTGATATATGAAGAATTTTGATTTTGTCAAAATGGATTCCAACGTTTTTTTATGACAAAATAAATCTTAAGAAATATGAATCGTTTGACAAAATAATCTCAATGTTAAATCTTCATTTTGGACGTTAACGGAGATGACTAGGTGGCACGTGAAATGCTTACATAGAGAGCTAAAGTGATTTACGTgagattaatttattttttagccTAAAAAAATCTTAAGTCCCAACTATTTtctccattttttattttttgctccACCAACTACTCAATTTGGGACTTAGAATTTTTTTAGgctaaaagataaagaaaaatgcTAGGGCCAGCAACATTTGGGATTTATAgctatcaaatagccatcaataaggcttttaatagtgtgagattaatgtgagattttatccaatggctcactcttctttgatggttacatgctggccagaatttgatAAAATTGCTGGCCTCCTAGACTTTTCCAAAATTGAATACTCGAGCCAACCATGGGCATTAGTTTTTTCGTTGTTTGAATGAAACTAAcggttgagttaagaaattaactaaattaattgatGATAGTAAACATTATTTTATTGGACTAATTACTcaattagtgttgattattttttattaagtgtTGCAGGCTAAAATTTATTGTGGCAGCAGCCCAATATGGAACAAGTTGAATCTATTTTAGTGGACAACAATTTCAAATAAAGCCCAATTACAAATAACAAAGAAATCACATGAGCTGAATGGTAAGTAAATATGATTCAAGCCCAAGGCATTCCTCTCAAGCTGTTCTCTCCAAAGCGTTGCCTCTAAAGTAATGTTCACTTTTTCTCTTCGGTCAGAACtcagagaagaaagagagagagtttCGTTCCTAAGTATtcatcaaaaaagaaagaaagagaagggttAAGTAAAAAGGTTGAGGTCTAATCACTCACATCAAACCATATCAAGAAAAGTCAAAAGCTAAAGGTGATTCATTTTCTTCTACATGCATTTTATTTTCCTCCCTTCATCTCCAACTTTCTGCCAATCCAATTTGGGATACATGAAAAAGATGATCTCTGATAAACACTGTTGTGAATCAAAGGCCAAGATTgtttcttggggaccaagtagtatctcaaggattcagatttgggtttaccattaaaaatatttttctttgctGTCCTGAGGCTTTCGGTCAAGGAAAAAGGTCAAAACCAAAGTTTCTAATTTGAGGATTAACTGAAAAAAAATGATGTGGTAAATTCCTTCATATTTTacaaattgtatttttttttcaatgtatGAATCTGAGAATGTTGGAAGAGGTTAAAGCATCTATATTGCATAAACTAGAACAAAATAATAGCACCAAATGCTGCAAATATTTATAACTAAATACAAGCAAGTGTGGCAGTAAACTCAAAAAACCAATAGACCATCAAATGCTTATACCTAAATACAATTGTGGCAATAAACTCAAGAAACTAAAAAACTATCAAACAAGACTTGTTCAGTACATAACTAATATATTTCTTGTTGAGCCTTAattttaaaatactaaaaaatcatCAAAAATCATTTGAAaccataaacaaaaaaaaaacttgcaGTTCATGTTAGGGTCTTGTCTGGGACTTGAGACTGAGACACTTGGTCCACTTTAGAGCTGAATTGTCAAGTTTGGTGTGGGTATGAATTGCATAAATCTACTTGTTATTGAAAGGCTTACTGTTCCTATAGTTTCAACACTCACACATGGCCTTATGCTTAAAGAGGTAGCCCTATTAACTGTTGTAAAAAGCTTCATCACCAATGCTGGTTCTGGATTCACTGGATTTTGAGGCCTAAATGTGGCAAATTTGGCCCTTATTGTAGTGCAGGTGGTTTGGTTGCTGCTGCAGCTGGTCTAGTTGGTCTTTGTGATGCTCATGGTGGTTTGAATGGTGTTGCAGCAGATGATCTTATCTGATCTGTTGATGTAGTAACTCTCTATGGTGGTACTTGAGGTTGGGTTGGGATGACAAATGACTTTGTTGGAACAGCAACTTTTGTCTTTTTTTGTTGTAATCCTTTCTTACTAGAATTTTCTGCTGACTTAATTTTGTGCCTAAGATAAATTCATATAATTTTGTAAGTCTctgtttgagaaaaaaaaaaaaaaccattcaGTGATATAATACGTAATGATGGTTCTTACTATAGTAGCTTATTCCTGTATCTGAAGATGCCTTTGTGTCAATGCCTCTTCTTCAACTGATTTTAGCACTTGAAGCTTACTCtaaacaaacatagataaaataaGAGATCACATGCACAAAGCCAACAATATTAcatatttttgtattattttacaATATTCTACTATCAtatgttttttaattattttgttagagtataattagaatcaattagatcaattagcattatttagcatatatgaatatttattataggatattacgtttttattattttgattctcttagcacctataatacccttctatattgtatcattctatacAATTAGAATACACACAAATTCTTTCTCTACTGCTCTCTCTCTTACcttttctaacatggtatcaaaagCATATGTTTTTTCCAAGAAATCATTCAtagcccttttttttttcttccggTAGTGTTCTTTACCTTcgtttttttgatatttttctgacgctttggttcgtcaccgccGACTAAAGGTCGGGTTCTACTTCAGGTTCTCCTCTCTCTAGACGTCATCCAACACCATTGGATCTACACCCAGGATCAACGGCACCAGACAGCGCCATGTGTCGAAGCTTTTGGTTATGTCTGTTTTATTCTTCTTCAACCTCGTGAACATAGcaaacttgaacctcgggcttGCATGTGTTATTTCCTTAGTCATGACACTAAACACAAGagttatcgttgttgggatcctctctctagACGTATTCGTATATCTTGTCATGTTGTATTTtgggagcatcacatgttttctCGGTTCTCCTCATTTGAGTCCATTCTTCCTACTCAGTCACCCTTTTtcactaaccccaatgttgatcttttttctagtgatgattctacaTGATCTATCTCGAGTCAACTTCTACAGTCTCTTACTCTTCTGCCTTCTCCATCTCCCAGTGATTCTAGACTGGAAGTTACAAGAAGCAACACAAGAGAATAGGAGGATATGACAATAACATTACGTAACAACAGCATAGGACCACATTCACAAAAGCAAACAGAAAATCACAACAATACATagattctctttctctcttaggACCATAATCAGTTAACACTTCCAACAGAGAATAACACAACACAATACAAAAGAAAGCTACAATCAAAATCGCACTAACCTTGCACGAATTTTGGGACTAAGGAGCTCATAGTAGCTCCACGCAAGCTAAGCTACGAATGCAACAACGATGACCAACGATCCCATGTCAATTGGGGTCTTTACCGTGAGTCAGTGGAGGTCaattggaatgtgaaggggtGAAATAGGAGTTTTAGGTGTAATAATCTACCATCTGAAAAGGGCAATATTATAATCTCACATCTAACCCTTCACGTAAGCATTTAACGTGCCACCTAGACATTTCCATTAACGTCCAGAGTGAGGAGTTAACATCGAGACCATTTTGTCAAACAGTTCATATTTTTTGGGTCTATTTTGTCAAAAACAAACTTT
The DNA window shown above is from Arachis ipaensis cultivar K30076 chromosome B08, Araip1.1, whole genome shotgun sequence and carries:
- the LOC107614537 gene encoding zinc finger protein STOP1 homolog, translated to MISTSIERNQGLMMQMFPTPPPPPGSEDLVSQQSMEIVNNSSVASSSSSTASSSHSSSLLFNLSVLKDKLNQVQTLVGVILSPDQNLQDSTTSMAVSSMNSTIQEIIVTATSMMFTCQQIALAFPPPPPPPPPPGTIATTVAFANNHHELHQQHQRLLINNNNNNIRGHGHGFFSSTTDSEALDNWLGESYNNTGVDCKVNNNNDDDDPSVEISDTKEGAKKLDIIELDAEDLLAKYTHYCSVCGKGFKRDANLRMHMRAHGDEYKTSAALSNPLKQNNNENGDCLPKKYSCPQEGCRWNQKHAKFQPLKSMICAKNHYKRSHCPKMYVCKRCNQKQFSVLSDLRTHEKHCGDLKWQCSCGTTFSRKDKLMGHVALFVGHRALSIAFHQYNSAA